One region of Seriola aureovittata isolate HTS-2021-v1 ecotype China chromosome 15, ASM2101889v1, whole genome shotgun sequence genomic DNA includes:
- the si:ch211-284e13.4 gene encoding insulin receptor substrate 1-B: MENQAAEPQNYEDVQKSGYLRKHKSMHRRFFVLRAASEHGPARLEYYENEKKFRSKSPVPKKVLNLETCFNINKRADSKNKHMIVLYTRSESFAIAADSEEVQNEWYQAMLDLQCNCKTPEDYGSSGECSSPSPVPTFKEVWQVKVWPKGLGHARNLVGIYRLCLTDKTVNFVKLNSDVAAVVLQLMNVRRCGHSENFFFIEVGRSAITGPGEFWMQVDDSVVAQNMHETLLEAMKALSEEFRQRSKSQSVGTSCGGGTASNPISVPSRRHHPNLPPSQVGFSRRARTETPGTGGSSTSTSPTSRHGFPRARTASIGARSEEGAASAKGTWASSSPSLNGSCSTTPTLRPKPTRAPTPAKITLSLARYTPNPAPSPAPSLSSSSGHGSECGLVGAAVGGMTICSYPRVSQRVSVSGSPSDYGSSDEYGSSPGEHSLLVPSLSGHHVHGEGSSSYLVMGQREGLLGSHHRSKGRRILRRSSSRESEAERRLLSKRASLPLAAHERLTPQRKDEDDEDDEEYAIMSQSANRERADLHHGLAVGGGQPDVVVENRKRADKGRGEVEAGQAVDSGYMSMLPGVTSPPVTLSLSIGMSDASAKPGADDEYMAMTPNNSVSPPQHIQQPSSEGYMVMSPNSSSSTDLHGLGMWDSRASMESRAASDYMNISPVSSRSACSTPPSHPEQHQLQPKMFNSYFSLPRAYQHTLYTRFEEDLNKGEGKKDSSGHDSAGRGGGVGYSKRNKIAVGSAGGCQLSMSSSSFSSSSASSESLEDKSISAGRGLSLLRTGAEYKSAGTCTKDGRHHQKRGSSSKSPKQQRRGRPLSVSSDITKANTLPRVKENLPPSVSQNVGEYVSIVFKEDNKYEGGRRAGSERGQPVIHGTLRPLNQPLLCHDNPANLPRSFSAPLSTSAEYVSMELGKSSTTLTSVRSTFSTPQGPPAVAPKARHEHGTSSPLAAEGNAGYRTKVKMAAMPIDAPTPFTDSKGSEPSISARSAIHSGQPSSIEQETGLGFSPVKSFQSPERSSRLVRGDPQGRRSHRSETFNSPPSLPRHPPSSTSLFPEGSQAASHRHGLDCSLWENGQAASLSATPPPQASTSSAEQGLNYIDLDLAIKETPQAGVERTSATYNIGGNAMGSSAGSSLNTYASIDFYKSEELRAHQNSRKDGQDC; the protein is encoded by the exons ATGGAGAACCAAGCAGCCGAGCCGCAGAACTATGAAGATGTACAGAAAAGCGGTTATCTCCGCAAGCATAAATCAATGCACCGGCGATTCTTCGTGCTGAGGGCGGCCTCGGAGCATGGTCCTGCTCGACTTGAGTATTATGAGAACGAGAAGAAATTCCGCAGTAAATCACCTGTGCCCAAAAAAGTCCTGAACCTGGAGACTTGCTTCAACATCAACAAGCGGGCAGATTCCAAGAACAAGCACATGATAGTCCTTTATACCCGCAGCGAGAGCTTTGCCATCGCTGCAGACAGCGAGGAGGTCCAGAACGAGTGGTACCAAGCAATGCTGGATCTTCAGTGCAACT GTAAAACTCCTGAAGACTATGGCAGTAGTGGAGAGTGTAGCTCTCCGTCTCCTGTTCCAACCTTCAAGGAAGTGTGGCAGGTCAAGGTTTGGCCTAAAGGTCTTGGACATGCCAGGAACTTAGTGGGCATCTACCGGTTGTGCCTAACTGACAAGACAGTCAACTTTGTCAAACTCAACTCTGATGTGGCTGCTGTGGTGTTGCAGCTGATGAATGTCCGCAGGTGTGGCCATtcagagaatttttttttcattgaggTGGGTCGCTCAGCAATTACCGGCCCTGGAGAGTTCTGGATGCAGGTTGATGACTCTGTAGTAGCTCAGAACATGCACGAGACCCTGCTGGAGGCCATGAAGGCCCTGAGCGAGGAGTTCCGTCAGCGCAGTAAATCTCAGTCTGTGGGAACGTCATGTGGAGGTGGCACTGCTTCAAACCCCATCAGTGTCCCGAGCCGTCGTCATCATCCAAATCTGCCACCAAGCCAGGTGGGCTTCTCCAGGCGAGCCCGCACAGAGACCCCTGGAACAGGAGGCAGCAGCACGAGTACTTCACCTACATCACGCCACGGGTTTCCGAGGGCGCGAACAGCCAGCATTGGGGCCAGGTCGGAGGAAGGCGCAGCAAGTGCCAAAGGGACATGGGCAAGCTCCAGTCCAAGTCTTAATGGATCCTGCTCAACTACACCAACACTGAGGCCCAAACCCACCAGGGCCCCAACCCCCGCTAAGATTACCCTCAGCCTTGCACGTTACACGCCTAACCCAGCTCCCTCCCCTGCGCCGAGTCTGTCCTCCAGTTCTGGTCATGGCTCAGAGTGTGGCCTAGTGGGGGCAGCAGTTGGAGGCATGACAATCTGCTCCTACCCTCGTGTTTCTCAGAGAGTTTCTGTTTCAGGTTCACCGAGTGACTACGGCTCTTCAGATGAGTATGGTTCCAGTCCCGGGGAGCACTCTCTGCTTGTGCCCAGTCTGTCTGGACATCATGTACACGGAGAAGGCTCCTCCAGTTATTTAGTcatgggacagagagagggactcCTTGGTTCCCATCATCGCTCCAAAGGCCGACGGATTCTGCGGCGCTCATCCAGTCGGGAATCTGAGGCAGAACGCAGACTACTAAGTAAGAGGGCATCCCTGCCTTTGGCGGCCCATGAACGACTGACtccacagagaaaagatgaagatgatgaagatgatgaagaataTGCCATCATGTCACAGAGTgctaacagagagagagctgattTGCACCATGGTCTGGCAGTTGGGGGTGGGCAGCCTGATGTAGTAGTGGAAAATAGGAAGAGGGCTGACAAAGGCAGGGGAGAAGTGGAAGCAGGACAAGCTGTGGATAGTGGCTATATGTCAATGCTGCCTGGAGTGACGTCTCCTCCTGTTACACTTTCTCTCTCAATAGGTATGTCTGACGCCAGTGCTAAACCGGGGGCAGATGATGAGTATATGGCCATGACCCCCAACAACAGTGTGTCCCCTCCTCAGCACATCCAGCAGCCCAGCTCAGAGGGCTACATGGTCATGTCTCCCAAtagcagcagctccacagacCTGCATGGACTGGGTATGTGGGATAGCAGGGCCAGCATGGAGAGCCGGGCTGCCAGTGACTACATGAACATCTCACCTGTCAGCAGCCGCTCTGCCTGCAGCACACCACCCTCCCACCCCGAGCAGCACCAGCTGCAACCAAAAATGTTCAATTCTTATTTCTCCCTGCCACGAGCTTATCAACATACTCTCTATACTCGCTTTGAGGAGGACTTAAACAAAGGGGAAGGAAAAAAGGACAGCAGTGGGCATGATAGTGCtggaaggggagggggagtgggATACAGCAAGAGAAACAAAATTGCAGTGGGCTCTGCAGGAGGCTGCCAACTCTCCATGTCTTCgtcttccttctcctccagctcagccAGCAGTGAAAGCCTGGAAGACAAGTCTATATCAGCGGGGAGAGGGTTAAGTTTATTAAGGACTGGAGCAGAGTACAAGAGTGCGGGAACGTGCACAAAAGATGGACGTCACCATCAAAAACGTGGGTCAAGTAGTAAGAGCCCAAAGCAACAAAGGAGGGGTCGTCCCCTCAGTGTGTCTTCAGACATTACTAAAGCAAACACCCTACCCAGAGTTAAGGAGAATCTGCCGCCATCGGTGTCTCAAAACGTTGGTGAGTATGTCAGTATTGTGTTCAAAGAAGACAATAAGTATGAGGGAGGACGACGCGCTGGGTCTGAACGCGGACAACCTGTGATCCACGGAACCCTCCGGCCCTTGAATCAACCGCTCCTTTGCCACGATAATCCTGCTAACCTCCCCCGCAGCTTCTCTGCACCGCTATCCACCTCTGCCGAATACGTCAGCATGGAATTAGGGAAGTCCTCAACAACCCTGACTTCTGTTAGGTCCACATTCAGCACCCCACAGGGCCCACCAGCTGTTGCCCCCAAGGCCCGACACGAACATGGCACATCCTCTCCTCTAGCAGCAGAGGGCAACGCCGGGTACAGAACAAAAGTAAAGATGGCAGCAATGCCGATAGATGCCCCTACTCCATTTACAGACAGCAAAGGTTCAGAGCCCAGCATTTCAGCAAGATCTGCCATCCACTCTGGTCAGCCCTCGTCTATCGAGCAGGAGACAGGTTTGGGTTTTTCCCCAGTCAAGTCTTTCCAGTCTCCTGAGCGGAGCAGCAGACTGGTCCGAGGTGACCCACAAGGACGGCGGAGCCACCGCTCAGAGACATTTAactctcctccctctctaccACGCCACCCACCCTCTTCTACCTCCCTCTTCCCAGAGGGCAGCCAGGCAGCGAGCCATCGGCATGGTTTGGACTGCTCACTGTGGGAGAATGGGCAGGCAGCTAGTTTGTCTGCCACACCTCCACCACAAGCCTCCACCTCATCTGCTGAACAAGGCCTTAACTATATTGACCTTGACTTGGCCATTAAGGAGACCCCTCAAGCTGGAGTGGAGCGTACATCTGCCACCTACAACATCGGAGGAAACGCTATGGGTAGCAGTGCTGGCTCCAGCCTCAACACTTATGCCAGTATTGATTTCTATAAGTCAGAAGAACTGAGAGCACACCAGAACAGTAGAAAGGATGGTCAAG